The following are encoded in a window of Thermoproteota archaeon genomic DNA:
- a CDS encoding response regulator: protein MNLHEEYEKNESIRPRVVIVDDDSDITDVLKELLEMNGMNVVGVGENGMEAVELYQYYKPDVIVTDLTMPQYDGFFAIKEIQKFDSESKIIVYTGCDLSNPDSIKKIGASVIIQKPYRLSNLVGAIYGVLGIQA, encoded by the coding sequence ATGAATCTACATGAAGAATACGAAAAAAATGAATCGATAAGACCAAGAGTTGTAATTGTGGATGATGACTCTGATATTACAGATGTACTCAAGGAGCTGCTAGAAATGAACGGAATGAATGTAGTTGGTGTTGGGGAAAATGGAATGGAGGCAGTAGAACTTTATCAGTATTACAAACCAGATGTCATTGTTACTGATTTAACAATGCCGCAGTATGATGGATTCTTTGCCATCAAAGAAATTCAAAAATTTGATTCCGAGTCAAAGATTATAGTGTATACAGGATGTGATCTGTCGAATCCTGATTCGATAAAAAAGATTGGTGCCTCTGTGATAATTCAAAAACCCTACCGCTTGAGCAATCTTGTTGGTGCAATTTATGGGGTATTGGGAATACAAGCTTGA
- a CDS encoding peptidase — MIYGLGVLIAVSMLFITVTPAFAQHHGGSLAPPIDFGGMQVALSSVLSPEDFSFGDSKSANLSIRFFDSTSDTNIKSVTYRVQIFQDDNLVANEYFYDEDGTLDLEIRPTTGCTQEDLWKCTKYLGEKHAIAGAYYARGSSIPIIQGPVFDKSGDYNVKVSIVGATNPRTMTTTDLHFETFLSLPSTQNFFIKTANAEEYPISVKSFSGDVLNFKFDDSSNKFSYEIPFDWNHLEHHEGAIKQTISLPKSFSIFKQGHDVDVFVEGEKIKQSSILFDSSSANENQIRLSISHEKLVQIQNKNSNKNSMLVEISSGEKSELNHLDFKFENGYTAKVSWNSKSKSGEKIPFSFSFFDSNGAPAKNILFAYSLLDSSGKEFWSNIGSNQKYLGILSSSGTFNESVLLAKDGKYQMKVILTGQGEQNFAKFFTSQTEFEISSKGGTTETSSPEVPSWIKNNAGWWSKGSIGDSDFVSGIQYLVKEKIIKVSASSTGESSPEIPSWIKSNAGWWSEGKISDNDFLKGVEFLIQKGIIKVN, encoded by the coding sequence ATGATTTACGGACTGGGAGTTTTAATTGCCGTTTCTATGTTATTCATTACAGTTACCCCTGCTTTTGCTCAGCATCATGGTGGTTCATTAGCACCACCAATTGACTTTGGTGGTATGCAGGTAGCACTAAGCTCAGTCTTATCTCCTGAGGATTTTTCATTTGGAGATAGTAAAAGTGCCAACCTGTCCATACGATTTTTTGATAGTACAAGTGATACCAATATCAAAAGCGTAACATACCGTGTGCAAATTTTCCAAGATGATAATCTTGTTGCTAATGAGTATTTTTACGATGAAGATGGAACTCTTGATTTAGAAATCAGACCCACTACTGGATGTACTCAGGAAGATTTATGGAAATGCACAAAATATCTCGGTGAAAAACATGCAATTGCTGGTGCATATTATGCAAGAGGAAGCTCTATTCCAATAATTCAAGGTCCTGTATTTGATAAGAGTGGAGACTATAATGTCAAAGTCTCAATTGTTGGTGCAACAAATCCTAGAACAATGACTACTACTGATTTACACTTTGAAACATTTCTTTCACTTCCTTCTACACAAAACTTTTTCATTAAAACTGCAAATGCTGAAGAATATCCAATCTCTGTAAAGTCATTTTCAGGTGATGTATTAAACTTCAAGTTTGATGATTCATCAAATAAGTTTTCATATGAAATTCCATTTGACTGGAATCATTTAGAACACCATGAAGGCGCAATAAAACAAACAATATCTCTTCCAAAAAGCTTTTCAATTTTTAAACAAGGTCATGATGTAGATGTCTTTGTAGAAGGAGAAAAAATTAAACAAAGCTCTATCCTGTTTGATTCTTCATCTGCTAATGAGAACCAAATTCGTTTGAGCATATCACATGAAAAATTAGTGCAAATTCAAAACAAAAATTCTAATAAAAATTCCATGTTGGTGGAGATCTCCTCTGGTGAAAAATCAGAGCTGAATCACTTGGACTTTAAATTTGAAAATGGATACACAGCAAAAGTCTCATGGAACTCAAAATCAAAATCTGGTGAAAAAATCCCATTTAGTTTTTCATTCTTTGACTCTAATGGAGCTCCAGCTAAAAACATCTTGTTTGCATACAGCCTACTTGATTCATCAGGAAAAGAATTCTGGTCAAACATTGGCTCTAATCAAAAATATCTTGGAATCTTGTCTTCAAGTGGAACCTTCAATGAATCAGTATTGCTCGCAAAGGATGGGAAATATCAGATGAAGGTAATCTTGACTGGTCAAGGAGAACAAAACTTTGCAAAATTCTTTACATCCCAAACTGAATTTGAGATCTCATCTAAAGGGGGCACTACTGAAACTAGTTCTCCTGAGGTTCCTTCATGGATAAAGAACAATGCTGGATGGTGGTCAAAAGGCAGTATTGGTGATTCTGACTTTGTCTCAGGAATTCAATACCTAGTCAAAGAAAAGATAATCAAAGTGTCTGCATCGTCTACAGGCGAATCCTCTCCTGAAATCCCATCATGGATTAAGAGTAATGCAGGCTGGTGGTCTGAAGGAAAAATCTCAGATAATGATTTCCTAAAGGGTGTGGAGTTTCTAATCCAAAAGGGAATAATCAAAGTCAACTAA